The Streptomyces cyanogenus DNA segment CGCCGCGCTTGGTGAGTTCTGCGGCGATGGTGATCGGGTCGGCCGGCTCGCCCTTGGCGTAGACGTCCAGGATGGCCTGGTAGATCGTCTCGTGCGCGGGCTTGTAGAAGTCGTGGCCCTTGAGGATCTCGACGACGTCGGCGATGGCGTCCTTGGACAGCAGCATGCCGCCCAGGACCGACTGCTCGGCGTCCAGGTCCTGCGGCGGGACCCGCTCGAAGGACGACCCTCCGCCGTCCCAGGCCCCGTTGTCCCGGCCCCGGTCGTGCTGCTCGTCACGACCCCGGCCGCCGTCACCGCGCCGACGGGAGGCCGGCAGACGATCGCTGGGCCCGCTGTCGGCCCACGGATCGTCCAAGGGCTCGGAAATGCTCACCGAGCCACCTCCTCCCGTCCGCACGGCGGACCTCGCCGTGTCCTCTTTTGTACGGCACGACACTGACAACTGAGAGGCCCAACTCCGCTTCTGGCGCGTCGGATTTGTGACGATTCCCCGGCCGGAAGAAGCACGCTTGCCGGGCCGGAGGAAGGAGTGGGCGCCGGACAACCGTAGGCCCGTCGGCACCGTCAGCCAATCTGGTTATCCACAGGCCATGTGGACGACCGCCCGGATGCTGTGGAGAACTCGGCGAAACCTGTGCACGACCCGGTGGAAAGCCCTGTGAACAAGCCCTCGGTCCAGCCGTCAACAAGCCTCTGACCTGCTCCTTTACGATCCACCGGCTGTGCAGAGAAAAAACTTCCCCAGTCGGGCCAAGATCGCTTGGAATGGCACCCGAAAGGACACGCGCCGAGATGACTGGTAAGGATCAGTAGCCGATTGCATCTCTTACCTGTGGACGATTACATTGATGCTCATGACACAGGCTCCAGAGATCCCGAAGACCACCCGGCGGCAGCACGACCGAGAAATCGTCGCGCTGGCCGTCCCGGCCTTCGGCGCCCTGGTCGCCGAGCCTCTCTTCGTCATGGCGGACAGTGCGATCGTCGGCCATCTCGGGACCGCTCAGCTCGCCGGTCTCGGTGTCGCCTCGGCGCTGCTGACCACCTCCGTGAGTGTCTTCGTCTTCCTCGCGTACGCCACCACGGCCGCCGTCGCCCGCCGTGTCGGCGCCGGTGATCTCCCGGCGGCCATCCGCCAGGGCATGGACGGCATCTGGCTGGCGCTACTGCTCGGCCTCGCCGTCATCGCCGTCGTCCTGCCCTTGGCCCCCGGCATCGTAGATCTCTTCGGCGCCTCCACCACCGCGGCCCCCTACGCCACCACGTATCTGCGCGTCTCCGCCCTGGGCATCCCCGCCATGCTCATCGTCCTGGCCGCGACCGGAGTACTGCGTGGCCTGCAGGACACTAGGACCCCGCTCTACGTCGCCGTCGCCGGTTTCGTCGCCAATGCCGCGCTCAACGCCGGGCTGGTCTACGGTGCCGGGCTCGGCATCGCCGGTTCGGCCTGGGGCACGGTCATCGCCCAGTGCGGCATGGCGGTCGTCTATCTGACCGTCGTCGTCCGCGGAGCCCGTCGGCACGGTGCCTCCCTCCGGCCCGATGCCACCGGTATCCGGGCCTCGGCGCATGCCGGTGTTCCCCTCCTGGTGCGCACGCTCTGCCTGCGGGCGATCCTCATGATCGCCACAGCGGTCGCGGCACGCCTCGGTGACGCCGACATCGCCGCCCACCAGATCGTCCTGTCCTTGTGGAGCCTGCTGTCCTTCGCACTCGACGCGATAGCCATCGCGGGGCAGGCCATCATCGGCCGCTATCTCGGCGCGGACGATGCCCAGGGGGCACGACAGGCTTGCCGGCGCATGATCCAGTGGGGCATCGCGACCGGTGCCGTACTGGGTCTGCTCGTGGTGGCCGCACGGCCGGTCTTCCTGCCGCTGTTCACCAGCGACTCCGGAGTGAAGGACACCGCGCTCCCGGCCCTGCTGCTCGTGGCGCTCTCGCAGCCCGTCTGCGGGGTCGTGTTCGTCCTGGACGGCGTCCTGATGGGCGCGGGGGACGGTCCCTATCTTGCCTGGGCCATGGTCGCCACCCTGGCGGTGTTCGCTCCGGTGGCCCTGCTCGTCCCCGTCCTGGGCGGCGGGCTCACCGCGCTGTGGGCAGCGATGACGCTGATGATGGCGATCCGCATGCTGACCCTCTGGGGGCGGGCCGGCTCGGGGCACTGGATCGTGACGGGTGCGACCCGCTGACCGTTTCACGTGAAACATGCCGCCGGGGTCATGGGAAGGGGCCGCACCCCTGAAGGGTGCGGCCCCTGTCACCGGCTCAAGCGAGCACAGCGATCACGCGGCGATCAGGCCGCGACGACCTCGATGTTGACCTTGGCGGCAACCTCGGGGTGCAGACGCACGGACGTCTCGTGGGCGCCCAGGGTCTTGATCGGAGCGGCCAGCTCGATGCGGCGCTTGTCGACCTCGGGGCCACCGGAAGCCTTGATCGCGGACGCGATGTCGGCCGGGGTGACGGAACCGAAGAGACGGCCGGAGTCGCCGGAGCGGACGGCCAGACGGACCTTCACGCCCTCGAGCTGGGCCTTGACCTGGTTGGCCTGCTCGATGGTCTGGATCTCGTGGATCTTGCGAGCACGACGGATCTGCTCGACGTCCTTCTCGCCACCCTTGGTCCAGCGGATAGCGAACTTCCGCGGGATCAGGTAGTTGCGAGCGTAACCGTCCTTGACGTCGACGACGTCGCCCGCGG contains these protein-coding regions:
- a CDS encoding MATE family efflux transporter, coding for MTQAPEIPKTTRRQHDREIVALAVPAFGALVAEPLFVMADSAIVGHLGTAQLAGLGVASALLTTSVSVFVFLAYATTAAVARRVGAGDLPAAIRQGMDGIWLALLLGLAVIAVVLPLAPGIVDLFGASTTAAPYATTYLRVSALGIPAMLIVLAATGVLRGLQDTRTPLYVAVAGFVANAALNAGLVYGAGLGIAGSAWGTVIAQCGMAVVYLTVVVRGARRHGASLRPDATGIRASAHAGVPLLVRTLCLRAILMIATAVAARLGDADIAAHQIVLSLWSLLSFALDAIAIAGQAIIGRYLGADDAQGARQACRRMIQWGIATGAVLGLLVVAARPVFLPLFTSDSGVKDTALPALLLVALSQPVCGVVFVLDGVLMGAGDGPYLAWAMVATLAVFAPVALLVPVLGGGLTALWAAMTLMMAIRMLTLWGRAGSGHWIVTGATR
- the rplI gene encoding 50S ribosomal protein L9 codes for the protein MKIILTHEVSGLGAAGDVVDVKDGYARNYLIPRKFAIRWTKGGEKDVEQIRRARKIHEIQTIEQANQVKAQLEGVKVRLAVRSGDSGRLFGSVTPADIASAIKASGGPEVDKRRIELAAPIKTLGAHETSVRLHPEVAAKVNIEVVAA